A window of Pyrobaculum aerophilum str. IM2 contains these coding sequences:
- a CDS encoding ADP-ribose-binding protein — protein sequence MEFSVGGVEVVLMRGDITEVEADAIVNAANSYLEHGGGVAGAIVRKGGQVIQEESREWVRKHGPVPVGDVAVTSAGRLKAKYVIHAVGPRCGVEPIEKLAEAVKNALLKAEELGLVSIALPAISTGIFGCPYDAAAEQMATAIREVAPALRSIRRILVVLYGEEAYQKFLEVFKKHLPGGRL from the coding sequence ATGGAGTTTAGTGTAGGCGGAGTCGAAGTCGTCTTGATGAGGGGGGACATAACCGAGGTTGAGGCAGACGCCATTGTAAACGCGGCTAATTCATATCTAGAGCACGGCGGAGGGGTGGCTGGGGCTATTGTCAGAAAGGGAGGACAAGTAATTCAAGAGGAGAGCAGGGAGTGGGTGAGAAAACACGGCCCCGTGCCCGTGGGCGACGTCGCCGTCACATCAGCCGGCAGGCTCAAGGCCAAGTATGTAATACACGCCGTCGGCCCCCGCTGTGGAGTCGAGCCGATTGAAAAGCTGGCCGAGGCCGTTAAAAACGCCTTGCTCAAGGCGGAGGAGCTAGGCCTTGTCTCAATAGCCCTCCCGGCGATTAGCACCGGGATCTTCGGCTGTCCCTACGACGCTGCCGCGGAGCAGATGGCCACGGCGATAAGGGAGGTCGCCCCCGCCCTCCGTAGCATACGTCGGATTCTCGTCGTGTTGTACGGAGAGGAAGCCTATCAAAAATTCCTGGAAGTTTTTAAAAAGCACCTACCGGGCGGCCGCTTGTAA